A stretch of Physeter macrocephalus isolate SW-GA chromosome 6, ASM283717v5, whole genome shotgun sequence DNA encodes these proteins:
- the RIBC2 gene encoding RIB43A-like with coiled-coils protein 2, whose protein sequence is MEVAQPKDLEEDFGLAKRRYAELRRQKRIFNARNRIIGGDKEAWDVQVCDQKIKEATEKAVQETFAAKMRQNDKIACISEDRERRDRKNLCRAINDFQQSFQKPETRREFDLSDPLALKKDLPARQSDNDARNTISGMQKFMGEDLIFYQRKKFQEEQNREWSLQQQREWKVARANQKCAEDLYLKTRLQFDETAKHLQNLESTTRKAVCAAVKEFNKNQALESAEKKIQEKKQDQEDNLAEISNLLCGDLLSENPQQTASSFGPHRVVPDRWKGMSREQLGHIRLVQKQQVQEKLRLQEEERQRDMDWDRQRVQQARAALLFERQQQCQQRDLRRALDCNNLSLAKEQLSQKKYMKEICTNHPTEDHFAQFNTRSR, encoded by the exons ATGGAGGTAGCGCAGCCCAAGGACCTGGAGGAGGACTTCGGCCTAGCCAAAAGGAGATATGCGGAGCTGCGCAGGCAGAAACGGATCTTCAATGCCAGGAACAGGATCATTGGG gGAGACAAAGAAGCCTGGGATGTTCAGGTTTGTGACCAGAAGATaaaagaagcaactgaaaaagcTGTACAGGAGACCTTTG CTGCTAAAATGAGGCAAAACGACAAGATCGCATGCATATCAGAAGACCGGGAAAGGAGAGATAGGAAAAATCTCTGTAGAGCTATCAATGATTTCCAACAGAGCTTTCAGAAGCCAGAAACTCGCCGTGAATTTGACCTCTCTGACCCCCTAGCCCTTAAGAAAGATCTTCCAGCCCGGCAGTCAGATAATGATGCTCGGAATACAATATCAGGAATGCAGAAATTCATGGGAGAGGATTTAATCTTCTATCAGAGGAAGAAATTCCAAGAGGAACAAAACAGGGAATGGTCCTTGCAACAGCAAAGGGAATGGAAGGTTGCCCGCGCCAACCAAAAATGTGCAG AGGATCTCTACCTGAAGACAAGGCTGCAGTTTGACGAAACAGCCAAGCATTTACAGAATCTGGAAAGCACCACCAGAAAGGCGGTTTGTGCAGCTGTGAAAGAATTCAACAAGAACCAG GCCTTGGAGTCAGcggaaaagaaaattcaagagaaaaaacaagaccAAGAGGACAACCTGGCCGAGATCTCCAACCTGCTGTGTGGGGACCTGCTCTCGGAGAACCCCCAGCAGACGGCCAGCTCCTTCGGGCCCCATCGCGTGGTCCCCGACCGCTGGAAGGGCATGAGCCGGGAGCAGCTGGGGCACATCCGCCTGGTTCAGAAACAGCAAGTCCAGGAGAAGCTG aggctccaggaagAAGAGCGCCAGCGAGACATGGACTGGGACCGGCAGAGGGTCCAGCAGGCTCGCGCCGCCTTGCTGTTTGAGCGACAGCAGCAGTGCCAACAGCGTGACCTGCGCAGAGCCCTGGACTGCAACAACCTCAGCCTGGCCAAGGAGCAGCTTTCGCA gaaaaaatatatgaaggaaatcTGTACAAATCATCCCACAGAAGATCATTTCGCACAATTTAATACAAGAAGTCGATAA